The Acidobacteriota bacterium genome has a segment encoding these proteins:
- the xerD gene encoding site-specific tyrosine recombinase XerD, whose amino-acid sequence MNPPAKPGAALRLFLEYLAVEKGLSANTIQSYARDVRKLVDFLESRRVALARVSEETLVAFVQGESRAGLSARSRARLISALRSFFRFCVLSGFVKQDPTARLATPSTWLALPKFLTVGETEDLLKAPDESKPRGVRDRAMLEVLYGSGLRVSELAGLKRAEVNLEDGFLVCRGKGGKERIVPLGRSACEAVKRYLAGLRPLDDPDKREELFLSRRGRPFTRQGIWKMLRAHAGRAGLASKISPHVLRHSFATHMLERGADLRSVQLMLGHSQITTTQIYTHVSRERLRRVYDNFHPRA is encoded by the coding sequence ATGAACCCCCCCGCCAAGCCCGGGGCCGCCCTGCGCCTGTTCCTCGAATACCTGGCCGTCGAGAAAGGCCTGTCGGCCAATACCATCCAATCGTACGCCCGGGATGTCCGGAAGCTCGTGGATTTTCTCGAGTCCCGCCGCGTCGCCCTGGCGCGCGTCTCCGAGGAGACCCTGGTCGCTTTCGTCCAGGGGGAGAGCCGGGCCGGCCTGTCCGCCAGGTCCAGGGCCCGCCTGATCTCGGCCCTCCGGTCGTTCTTCCGCTTCTGCGTCCTCAGCGGCTTCGTCAAGCAGGACCCCACGGCCCGGCTGGCCACGCCCTCGACCTGGCTGGCCCTGCCCAAGTTCCTGACGGTCGGCGAGACCGAAGATCTCCTCAAGGCCCCGGACGAGTCGAAGCCCCGCGGCGTCAGGGACCGGGCCATGCTCGAGGTCCTCTACGGCTCAGGGCTCCGGGTCTCGGAGCTGGCCGGGCTCAAGCGGGCCGAGGTCAACCTCGAGGACGGCTTCCTCGTCTGCCGGGGCAAGGGCGGCAAGGAGAGGATCGTGCCGCTCGGCCGCTCGGCCTGCGAGGCGGTCAAGCGCTATCTGGCCGGGCTCCGGCCGCTCGACGATCCGGACAAGCGCGAGGAGCTGTTCCTGTCCCGCCGCGGCCGGCCGTTCACGCGGCAGGGGATCTGGAAGATGCTCCGCGCGCACGCCGGCCGGGCCGGACTGGCCTCGAAGATCAGCCCCCACGTGCTCCGTCATTCCTTCGCCACGCACATGCTCGAGCGCGGGGCGGACCTGCGCTCGGTCCAGCTCATGCTCGGCCACAGCCAGATCACGACGACCCAGATCTACACCCACGTCAGCCGCGAGCGGCTGCGCCGGGTTTACGACAACTTCCACCCGCGGGCCTGA
- a CDS encoding MBL fold metallo-hydrolase encodes MKYELVVVGALETNCYLVYCDKTRDCAVIDPGADPEKIEAAIADLELKPVIVLNTHGHVDHIGANSEIVKHYGAPLAMHAADTGMLQVSDYIELSLLLGARNSPAPDRLLADGDEVAFGQTSLRVIHVPGHTPGSIGFVHGGYLFSGDTIFCGGVGRTDLPGGSWKDLERSIRERILTLPEETVILPGHGPWTTVGQERDSNPVLT; translated from the coding sequence GTGAAGTACGAGTTGGTGGTGGTCGGGGCGCTCGAGACCAACTGCTACCTCGTTTATTGCGATAAGACCCGCGACTGCGCCGTGATCGATCCCGGGGCCGATCCCGAGAAGATCGAGGCGGCCATCGCCGACCTCGAGCTCAAGCCGGTCATCGTCCTCAACACCCACGGCCACGTCGATCACATCGGCGCCAACAGCGAGATCGTCAAGCACTACGGCGCCCCTCTGGCCATGCACGCCGCCGACACCGGCATGCTCCAGGTTTCCGATTACATCGAGCTCAGCCTGCTGCTCGGGGCCCGGAACTCGCCCGCCCCGGACCGCCTTCTGGCCGACGGAGACGAGGTCGCTTTCGGCCAGACCTCGCTCCGGGTCATCCACGTCCCGGGCCACACGCCGGGCAGCATCGGCTTCGTTCACGGCGGCTACCTCTTCTCCGGCGACACGATCTTCTGCGGCGGCGTCGGCCGGACCGACCTTCCCGGCGGCTCCTGGAAGGACCTCGAGCGGTCGATCCGGGAGCGCATCCTCACGCTGCCCGAGGAGACCGTCATCCTGCCCGGGCACGGTCCCTGGACGACGGTCGGCCAGGAGCGCGACTCCAATCCCGTCCTGACATGA
- the amrA gene encoding AmmeMemoRadiSam system protein A, with amino-acid sequence MSEPLTPEEERTCLKLARQALEHYFETGSDLRSPVRSGVLKEKRGAFVTLTVNGELRGCIGYPLPVKPLDETIIEMAVAAATQDTRFDPLAPAELERLKIEISVLGLPEPADPGRVEVGRHGIIVSKGYHRGLLLPQVPGEYGWDRETFLSHGCLKAGLPPDEWRKGAAIEVFTAQVFSE; translated from the coding sequence ATGAGTGAGCCCCTGACCCCCGAGGAGGAGCGGACCTGCCTGAAGCTGGCCCGGCAGGCGCTCGAGCATTACTTCGAGACGGGAAGCGACCTCCGCTCGCCCGTCAGATCCGGGGTCCTCAAAGAGAAGAGGGGGGCCTTCGTCACCCTGACCGTTAACGGCGAGCTGCGCGGCTGCATCGGCTATCCCCTGCCGGTGAAGCCGCTCGACGAGACCATCATCGAGATGGCCGTCGCGGCGGCCACCCAGGACACGCGGTTCGATCCGCTGGCGCCAGCCGAATTGGAGAGGCTGAAGATCGAGATCTCCGTCCTGGGCCTGCCCGAGCCCGCCGATCCCGGCCGGGTCGAGGTCGGCCGGCACGGGATCATCGTCTCCAAGGGCTACCACAGGGGCCTGCTCCTGCCCCAGGTCCCGGGCGAGTACGGCTGGGACCGGGAGACGTTCCTGAGCCACGGCTGTCTCAAGGCCGGGCTGCCCCCCGACGAATGGAGGAAGGGGGCGGCGATCGAGGTCTTCACCGCCCAGGTTTTTTCGGAATAG
- a CDS encoding tetratricopeptide repeat protein translates to MKKILFVLAAAALLAVPALAQTAADHIREGDAAYAVFDDAKALEHYQAALALEPANYQALWKASRAMVDIADVIPGTDKDIKARQSKLYADATALARKAVAADPKDAWGHFQLAAANGKRLLMLGNKEQIAASKEVRAEIDKAIEIDPSNHLAYHALGRWHRRIAEISGAKRFFGSIIYGSIPKGSFAESEKWLRKAIELQPGYVNHYYELGLTLLELKRTDEARQCFEKAIELPKTTSKDDFLKGEAQAELDKLKKK, encoded by the coding sequence ATGAAGAAGATCCTGTTCGTTCTTGCCGCCGCGGCCCTTCTGGCCGTCCCGGCCCTGGCCCAGACCGCCGCCGACCACATCCGCGAGGGCGACGCGGCCTATGCCGTGTTCGACGATGCCAAGGCCCTCGAGCACTATCAGGCGGCGCTGGCCCTGGAGCCCGCGAATTACCAGGCCCTGTGGAAAGCCTCGCGGGCCATGGTCGACATCGCCGACGTCATCCCGGGCACGGACAAGGACATCAAGGCCCGGCAGTCCAAGCTCTATGCCGACGCCACCGCCCTGGCCCGGAAGGCCGTGGCCGCCGACCCGAAGGACGCCTGGGGCCATTTCCAGCTGGCCGCGGCCAACGGCAAGCGGCTCCTGATGCTCGGCAACAAGGAACAGATCGCGGCCTCGAAGGAGGTCCGGGCCGAGATCGACAAGGCCATCGAGATCGATCCGTCGAACCACCTCGCCTATCATGCCCTGGGACGCTGGCACAGGAGGATCGCCGAGATCAGCGGGGCCAAGCGCTTCTTCGGCAGCATCATCTACGGCTCGATCCCGAAGGGATCGTTCGCGGAATCGGAGAAGTGGCTGCGCAAGGCCATCGAGCTCCAGCCCGGCTACGTCAACCATTACTACGAGCTCGGCCTGACACTCCTCGAGCTCAAGAGGACCGACGAAGCCAGGCAGTGCTTCGAGAAGGCCATCGAGCTGCCCAAGACGACCTCCAAGGACGATTTCCTGAAGGGCGAGGCGCAGGCGGAACTCGACAAGCTGAAGAAGAAATAG
- a CDS encoding outer membrane lipoprotein carrier protein LolA: protein MMRLAAALTGLALMAGVPGPSAAASSASAAAPAVTAEQAVANLQRALAAVTTLQARFEQLHYSMTVSEPLREKGEIFLQKPGRMRWAYKDPQDKVFLYKEGVVEMYLPEDKQLTRSPVSKEALESDIFGIFLGTVGLRDAYTVEDSLFPTSAVRVRQVRLTPRTEGEFSHILLEIDESTWLLRRAIFLEWAGNKREFIFSQVRTGLRIPARTFILRVPPGTEIIDDTGSAKH, encoded by the coding sequence ATGATGCGCTTGGCGGCCGCTCTGACGGGCTTGGCCCTCATGGCCGGCGTCCCGGGTCCTTCCGCCGCGGCCTCCTCCGCCTCCGCCGCCGCCCCGGCCGTGACCGCCGAGCAGGCGGTGGCCAACCTGCAGCGGGCCCTCGCGGCCGTCACCACGCTTCAGGCCCGGTTCGAGCAGCTCCACTACTCCATGACCGTCTCGGAGCCCTTGCGCGAGAAAGGCGAGATCTTCCTCCAGAAGCCCGGCCGCATGCGCTGGGCCTATAAGGACCCCCAGGACAAGGTCTTCCTCTACAAAGAGGGGGTCGTCGAGATGTACCTGCCCGAAGACAAGCAGCTCACCCGCAGCCCGGTCTCCAAGGAGGCTTTGGAGTCGGACATCTTCGGCATCTTCCTGGGGACGGTCGGGCTCCGCGACGCCTACACCGTCGAGGACAGCCTTTTCCCGACCAGCGCCGTCCGCGTCCGCCAGGTCAGGCTGACCCCCAGGACGGAGGGCGAATTCTCCCATATCCTGCTCGAGATCGACGAGTCGACCTGGCTCCTGCGCCGGGCCATCTTCCTCGAGTGGGCCGGGAACAAGCGCGAGTTCATCTTCAGCCAGGTCCGGACCGGGCTCCGCATCCCGGCCAGGACCTTCATCCTCAGGGTCCCCCCCGGCACCGAGATCATCGACGACACGGGGAGCGCCAAACATTAG
- a CDS encoding sigma-70 family RNA polymerase sigma factor yields MIVRKYEQPLTSYIHRMTGEREAALDFAQEVFLKAYCSLASYRPAYKFSTWLFKIASNHLIDHWRKKRVATVSIDQPIDGDDDSPTPQIADPGPSVARRFELAEIREKIERALESVPEALRELFILRHINEFSYEEIADIKGLPVGTVKNRVFQAKELLRKRMEGS; encoded by the coding sequence ATGATCGTCCGAAAGTACGAGCAGCCCCTCACGAGCTACATCCACCGGATGACCGGGGAGCGCGAGGCGGCTCTCGATTTCGCGCAGGAAGTCTTCCTCAAGGCCTACTGCTCGCTGGCCTCCTACCGTCCCGCCTACAAGTTCTCGACCTGGCTGTTCAAGATCGCCTCGAACCACCTCATCGACCACTGGCGGAAGAAGAGGGTCGCCACCGTCTCGATCGACCAGCCGATCGACGGCGACGACGACAGCCCGACGCCCCAGATCGCGGATCCCGGGCCGTCGGTAGCCCGCAGGTTCGAGCTGGCCGAGATCCGGGAGAAGATCGAGCGGGCCCTCGAGTCTGTGCCGGAGGCGCTCCGGGAGCTGTTCATCCTCCGCCATATCAACGAGTTCTCCTACGAGGAGATCGCCGACATCAAGGGGCTGCCCGTCGGCACGGTCAAGAACCGCGTCTTCCAGGCCAAGGAGCTGCTGCGAAAACGAATGGAGGGATCGTGA
- a CDS encoding zf-HC2 domain-containing protein yields MTDHIRPEDLYLYLEGELGAFEAEHLEEHLEECPACREALAGRRALHEAFTSLPPFDVPSGFAASVMDSLPEPEVRKAAWLAPLIAGAAALGIGLAGFYAFTGTGLVDLLVAFNRFWSAILGQVLPLAVKTFKLGGVLARVVGDLLSMGLQGLATFSRVLGPAGTIIVLGLVLLVISFLVLLGARRVPGQGEEE; encoded by the coding sequence GTGACGGACCACATCCGCCCCGAAGACCTCTACCTTTATCTCGAGGGCGAGCTGGGCGCCTTCGAAGCCGAGCACCTCGAGGAGCATCTCGAGGAATGTCCGGCCTGCCGCGAGGCCCTGGCCGGGCGCCGCGCCCTCCACGAGGCCTTCACCAGCCTGCCGCCGTTCGATGTGCCGTCCGGCTTCGCCGCCTCGGTCATGGACAGCCTGCCCGAGCCGGAGGTCCGGAAGGCCGCCTGGCTCGCGCCCTTGATCGCCGGCGCGGCCGCCCTGGGCATCGGCCTGGCCGGCTTCTACGCCTTCACCGGCACGGGCCTGGTCGACCTGCTCGTCGCCTTCAACCGCTTCTGGAGCGCGATCCTCGGCCAGGTCCTGCCCCTGGCCGTCAAGACGTTCAAGCTCGGCGGCGTTCTGGCGAGGGTGGTCGGCGACCTGCTGAGCATGGGCCTGCAGGGGCTGGCGACCTTCAGCCGCGTCCTGGGCCCGGCGGGCACGATCATCGTGCTCGGCCTGGTCCTCCTCGTCATATCGTTCCTCGTCCTCCTGGGGGCGAGGCGAGTCCCCGGCCAGGGAGAAGAAGAATGA
- the frr gene encoding ribosome recycling factor, whose amino-acid sequence MVKDALNDTAKKMKASAEHFRKEIGMLRTGRANISIFEDIKVSYYGAATPVNQVATIKVPEPTLIVVQPYDPSMLEPVDKAIRGADLGLNPLNDGKLLRVPIPPLDEERRREMAKKIGKMLEDEKTALRNMRRESKEFIEELEKEKEITEDDKFSGLEQLQKLLDEMIVKAEELAKAKEREILEG is encoded by the coding sequence ATGGTCAAAGACGCGCTCAACGATACGGCCAAGAAGATGAAGGCCTCGGCCGAGCATTTCCGCAAGGAGATTGGCATGCTCCGGACCGGCCGGGCCAACATCAGCATTTTCGAGGACATCAAGGTCAGCTACTACGGCGCGGCCACGCCGGTCAACCAGGTGGCCACCATCAAGGTGCCGGAGCCGACACTCATCGTCGTCCAGCCCTACGACCCGTCCATGCTCGAGCCGGTCGACAAGGCCATCCGCGGGGCCGACCTCGGCCTCAACCCCCTCAACGACGGCAAGCTCCTGCGCGTCCCCATCCCGCCCCTCGACGAGGAGCGGCGCCGGGAGATGGCCAAGAAGATCGGCAAGATGCTCGAGGACGAGAAGACGGCCCTGCGCAACATGCGCCGCGAGTCCAAGGAGTTCATCGAGGAGCTGGAGAAGGAGAAGGAGATCACCGAGGACGATAAGTTCTCCGGTCTCGAGCAGCTCCAGAAGCTACTGGACGAGATGATCGTCAAGGCCGAGGAGCTGGCCAAGGCGAAAGAAAGGGAAATCCTGGAAGGCTGA
- the pyrH gene encoding UMP kinase: MPAPQPAYKRVLLKLSGESFLGDIATGIDFDRALAVAREIKEVHDLGVDMAVMIGGGNLFRGAKGVKEGIDQGSADQMGMLATVINGVALQAALDKAGADTRHVSAIEIKSVAEPFIRRRVIRHMEKGRIIIFSAGIGCPFFTTDTAAAQRALEIGADIIFKATKVDGVYSSDPVTDKTAKKFKAIRYIDVLKKNLRVMDATAISLCSDNGMPILVFALGKGGNIMRAVLGEAIGTRVY; encoded by the coding sequence ATGCCCGCACCCCAACCCGCCTACAAGCGCGTCCTGCTCAAGCTGTCCGGCGAATCGTTCCTCGGCGACATCGCCACCGGGATCGATTTCGACCGGGCCCTGGCCGTCGCCCGGGAGATCAAGGAAGTCCACGACCTCGGGGTCGACATGGCGGTCATGATCGGCGGCGGCAACCTGTTCCGCGGGGCCAAGGGGGTCAAGGAGGGCATCGACCAGGGCTCGGCCGACCAGATGGGCATGCTGGCCACGGTCATCAACGGCGTCGCCCTGCAGGCGGCGCTGGACAAGGCCGGGGCCGACACCCGCCACGTCTCGGCGATCGAGATCAAGTCCGTGGCCGAACCGTTCATCCGCCGGCGGGTCATCCGCCACATGGAGAAGGGCCGGATCATCATCTTCTCGGCCGGCATCGGCTGCCCCTTCTTCACGACCGACACGGCCGCCGCCCAGCGGGCCCTCGAGATCGGGGCCGACATCATCTTCAAGGCCACCAAGGTGGACGGGGTCTATTCGTCCGACCCGGTGACCGACAAGACGGCCAAGAAGTTCAAGGCCATCCGCTACATCGACGTCCTGAAGAAGAACCTCAGGGTCATGGACGCCACGGCCATCTCGCTCTGCAGCGACAACGGCATGCCCATCCTCGTCTTCGCCCTGGGCAAGGGCGGCAACATCATGCGGGCGGTGCTGGGCGAGGCCATCGGCACCCGCGTCTATTGA
- the tsf gene encoding translation elongation factor Ts — MEITAEKVKELRERTGIGMMECKAALAECDCDMDKAVEILRKKGYARAEAKSSRAAKEGLVGSYIHMNGRIGVLVEVNCESDFVARNCEFQELVKELGLQIAASKPKWIAPADVPADIVAKEKEIILAQLGDMKKPPQIMEKIVEGKLGKFFEEVCLLDQPYIREDKLKVRDLITQLVAKMGENIKVGRFARFEIGQD, encoded by the coding sequence ATGGAAATCACAGCGGAAAAGGTCAAAGAACTGCGCGAGCGGACCGGCATCGGCATGATGGAGTGCAAGGCTGCCCTGGCCGAGTGCGATTGCGACATGGACAAGGCCGTCGAGATCCTGCGCAAGAAGGGCTACGCCCGGGCCGAGGCCAAGTCCAGCCGCGCGGCCAAGGAAGGCCTGGTCGGGTCCTACATCCACATGAACGGCCGCATCGGCGTCCTGGTCGAGGTCAACTGCGAATCCGATTTCGTGGCCCGGAACTGCGAGTTCCAGGAGCTGGTCAAGGAGCTGGGCCTGCAGATCGCGGCCTCCAAGCCGAAGTGGATCGCCCCGGCCGACGTCCCCGCCGACATCGTGGCCAAGGAGAAGGAGATCATCCTGGCCCAACTCGGCGACATGAAGAAGCCGCCCCAGATCATGGAGAAGATCGTCGAGGGCAAGCTGGGGAAGTTCTTCGAGGAGGTCTGCCTCCTCGACCAGCCCTACATCCGCGAGGACAAGCTCAAGGTCCGCGACCTGATCACCCAGCTCGTCGCCAAGATGGGCGAGAACATCAAGGTCGGACGGTTCGCGCGCTTCGAGATCGGCCAGGATTGA
- the rpsB gene encoding 30S ribosomal protein S2, whose amino-acid sequence MVSVTMKELLEAGVHFGHQTKRWNPKMKEYIFGQRNGIYIVDLQKTIKNFKEALNFLRGVAEEGKMILFVGTKKQAQDIVRDYASKCESAYVNQRWLGGLLTNFGVVRTSVDKLKELEEMKEDGRWEILSKKEQSKLEKVYRKLQKNLGGLKTMGGLPGVIFIIDSSKETIAIEEARKMRIPIVAVVDTNGDPETIDYPIPGNDDAVRAIELFASKAAESIIEGKKNRISKELLEEKAAEEAAAAAMPASGDGGETSGDGTPGER is encoded by the coding sequence TTGGTTTCCGTCACTATGAAAGAACTGTTGGAAGCGGGCGTCCACTTCGGGCACCAGACCAAGCGCTGGAACCCGAAGATGAAGGAATACATCTTCGGCCAGAGGAACGGCATCTACATCGTCGACCTGCAGAAGACGATCAAGAACTTCAAGGAAGCCCTGAACTTCCTCCGCGGCGTCGCCGAGGAGGGCAAGATGATCCTCTTCGTCGGCACCAAGAAGCAGGCCCAGGACATCGTCCGGGATTACGCCTCCAAGTGCGAGTCGGCCTACGTCAACCAGCGCTGGCTGGGCGGCCTCCTGACCAACTTCGGCGTCGTCCGGACGAGCGTCGACAAGCTCAAAGAGCTCGAGGAGATGAAGGAGGACGGCCGCTGGGAGATCCTGTCCAAGAAGGAGCAGTCCAAGCTCGAGAAGGTCTACCGCAAGCTCCAGAAGAACCTGGGCGGGCTGAAGACCATGGGCGGGCTGCCCGGGGTCATCTTCATCATCGACTCGTCGAAGGAGACGATCGCCATCGAGGAGGCGCGGAAGATGCGCATCCCCATCGTGGCCGTCGTCGACACGAACGGCGACCCCGAGACCATCGACTATCCCATCCCCGGCAACGACGACGCCGTGCGGGCCATCGAGCTGTTCGCCTCGAAGGCCGCCGAATCGATCATCGAAGGCAAGAAGAACCGCATCAGCAAGGAGCTCCTCGAGGAGAAGGCGGCCGAAGAGGCCGCCGCCGCCGCCATGCCCGCGTCCGGGGACGGCGGCGAGACGTCCGGGGACGGCACCCCCGGGGAACGCTGA
- the rpsI gene encoding 30S ribosomal protein S9: MSLIQYYGTGKRKSAIARVFLRSGKGDITLFVNKRPRPYADYFRLDAYKTIIRQPLQLTETEDKFDMFLRISGGGAKAQAEAIRLGIARALVEFNRELKPVLKAASLLTRDARVKERKKYGLLGARKAPQYHKR; encoded by the coding sequence TTGAGTCTGATCCAGTACTACGGAACGGGGAAGAGGAAATCGGCCATCGCCCGCGTCTTCCTGCGCTCGGGCAAGGGCGACATCACGCTGTTCGTCAACAAGAGGCCGCGGCCCTACGCTGATTATTTCCGGCTCGACGCCTATAAGACCATCATTCGCCAGCCGCTCCAGCTGACCGAGACCGAGGACAAGTTCGACATGTTCCTCCGGATCAGCGGCGGCGGCGCCAAGGCCCAGGCCGAGGCCATCCGGCTCGGCATCGCCCGGGCCCTGGTCGAGTTCAACCGGGAACTCAAGCCCGTGCTCAAGGCGGCCAGCCTGCTGACGCGCGACGCGCGGGTCAAAGAGCGGAAGAAATACGGATTGCTGGGCGCCCGCAAGGCTCCTCAGTATCACAAGCGCTAA
- the rplM gene encoding 50S ribosomal protein L13, with amino-acid sequence MRTYIPKSNEIEQKWWLIDADGRILGRLATEVADLIRGKKKPQFTSHLDTGDFVVVINAEKIKVTGRKLDQKKYYTHSLYPGGIKEETLKDLLARKPEEVIKKAVWGMVPKGKLGRALYKKLKVYRGPSHPHEAQNPQEYKF; translated from the coding sequence ATGAGGACGTATATTCCAAAATCGAATGAGATCGAACAGAAGTGGTGGCTCATCGACGCCGACGGCCGGATCCTCGGCCGGCTGGCGACCGAGGTGGCCGACCTGATCCGCGGCAAGAAGAAGCCCCAGTTCACCAGCCACCTGGACACCGGGGACTTCGTCGTGGTCATCAACGCCGAGAAGATCAAGGTCACCGGGCGCAAGCTCGACCAGAAGAAGTACTACACCCACTCCCTCTATCCGGGCGGCATCAAGGAGGAGACCCTCAAGGACCTCCTGGCCCGGAAGCCGGAGGAGGTCATCAAGAAGGCCGTCTGGGGCATGGTTCCCAAGGGAAAGCTCGGCCGGGCCCTGTACAAGAAGCTCAAGGTCTATCGCGGACCTTCCCACCCCCACGAAGCCCAGAACCCCCAGGAATACAAGTTTTAG
- a CDS encoding rhomboid family intramembrane serine protease — protein MFIPISDENRTSRFPVVTVALIALNTAILIFCAASPDGLEAASGRFGAVPYDVIHFRSLAEPAPVPPLLTLLTSMFLHGGLFHLLGNMLYLWIFGDNVEDRLGHVRFLLFYLACGLAAGLTQVLFQAGSHVPMIGASGAIAGVLGAYAVIFPRARIRTFVFLIFYIDVVPVPAAVILGLWFLLQVLNVGMGGGVAWFAHVGGFLAGIALARLALGKRFGRASWQES, from the coding sequence ATGTTCATCCCGATCAGCGACGAGAACCGGACCTCGCGCTTCCCAGTCGTCACGGTCGCCCTGATCGCGCTGAACACGGCCATCCTCATCTTCTGCGCCGCCTCCCCGGACGGCCTGGAAGCCGCGTCGGGGCGCTTCGGCGCCGTGCCCTACGACGTCATCCACTTCCGCTCGCTCGCCGAGCCCGCCCCGGTCCCGCCGCTCCTGACCCTGCTGACGAGCATGTTCCTCCACGGCGGCCTGTTCCACCTCCTCGGCAACATGCTCTACCTCTGGATCTTCGGCGACAACGTCGAGGACCGGCTGGGCCACGTCCGCTTTCTCCTGTTCTATCTCGCCTGCGGCCTGGCCGCCGGCCTGACCCAGGTCCTTTTCCAGGCGGGCTCGCATGTGCCCATGATCGGCGCCTCCGGGGCCATCGCCGGCGTCCTGGGGGCCTACGCCGTGATCTTCCCCCGGGCCCGGATCAGGACCTTCGTCTTCCTCATCTTCTACATCGACGTCGTGCCGGTCCCGGCCGCGGTCATCCTCGGGCTCTGGTTCCTGCTCCAGGTCCTCAACGTGGGCATGGGCGGCGGCGTGGCCTGGTTCGCCCACGTCGGGGGCTTCCTGGCCGGCATCGCCCTGGCCCGGCTGGCCCTGGGGAAGAGGTTCGGCCGGGCGTCTTGGCAAGAAAGTTGA
- a CDS encoding tetratricopeptide repeat protein, with protein MSRRTTQRIMFVAAAVALIVASTACQNISYSKLAANYHFSKANSFFRENQYRKAITEYEATLKYNPSLTQAYRFLGESYKQLYKPGVDTPLNKELEKKTLGALTKALEIEPNNKDIIYSLGDMYDKLKKFPEAEKLYLRIIELQPENMSNYYVVAEFYKRYSADNKAVAKKAESMYLRRIETDPENPQGYAYMAQYYQESAGTPEEMLKSYEKAAEFWQKRISLQPESAEAWLALGVNQWSRAYRFQFLSTAERLKMGQAALTSINKAIELDANYPEPYAWMGPLYKSVLAKLEPEKEARYNAEGDRYLEKFQELRKRAAERKKLEEELKK; from the coding sequence ATGTCTCGCAGGACGACCCAGCGAATCATGTTCGTCGCAGCCGCGGTGGCGCTCATCGTCGCGTCCACGGCCTGCCAGAACATCTCTTACAGCAAGCTTGCCGCCAATTACCATTTCAGCAAGGCCAACAGCTTCTTCCGGGAGAACCAGTACCGCAAGGCCATCACCGAGTACGAAGCGACGCTCAAGTACAACCCCAGCCTGACCCAGGCCTACCGCTTCCTCGGCGAGAGCTACAAGCAGCTCTACAAGCCCGGCGTCGACACGCCGCTCAATAAGGAGCTCGAGAAGAAGACACTGGGCGCCCTCACCAAGGCCCTCGAGATCGAGCCCAACAACAAAGACATCATCTACTCCCTGGGCGATATGTACGACAAGCTCAAGAAGTTCCCCGAGGCCGAGAAGCTCTATCTCCGCATCATCGAGCTCCAGCCCGAGAACATGAGCAACTACTACGTCGTGGCCGAGTTCTACAAGCGCTATTCCGCCGACAACAAGGCCGTCGCCAAGAAGGCCGAGTCCATGTACCTGCGGCGCATCGAGACCGATCCGGAAAATCCGCAGGGCTACGCCTACATGGCCCAGTACTATCAGGAATCCGCCGGCACGCCCGAGGAGATGCTGAAGTCCTACGAAAAGGCGGCCGAATTCTGGCAGAAGAGGATCTCCCTCCAGCCCGAATCCGCCGAAGCCTGGCTGGCCCTGGGCGTCAACCAGTGGTCGCGGGCCTATCGCTTCCAGTTCCTGAGCACCGCGGAAAGGCTGAAAATGGGCCAGGCCGCGCTCACGTCCATCAACAAGGCCATCGAGCTCGACGCCAACTACCCCGAGCCGTACGCCTGGATGGGCCCCCTGTACAAGTCCGTTCTGGCCAAGCTCGAGCCCGAGAAGGAAGCCCGCTACAACGCCGAGGGCGACCGCTACCTCGAGAAGTTCCAGGAGCTCCGCAAGCGGGCCGCCGAGCGCAAGAAGCTCGAGGAAGAGCTGAAGAAGTAG